The region AAGATTAATTAAGGAGAATAGATGAAAGAATACCTAGAAGTGTATTTTCAGAATCAAGAAAAAATAGAAAATTTTTTACAAGAAAGTCTCTTGAAACTTGGAGAACTAAAACGTTTAAGAGAACAAAACTTTAAAGAGATTTTTTCAATGTTTCCATCATTAGAATTAGTATATATTATAAACAAAGATACTAAATTACAAATTTCTCCTAATTTTTATAAAAATAATAGCATTGATAAAAGTGCACAAAATATATCAAGAGAGTATTTAATATCAAAACTACATTTTAAAGAGAATAGTTCAGTTGCATTTAGTACTCCATATGTTAGTAGTGCCACAAGAAATAGTTGTGTAACAGTTTCAGTCAAAGAGGGTAATTATATTTTATTTTTCGATTTTAAAATTGAATCCTTACTTGAAAGGTTAAATTTAATTGAATTAAACAAACCTTTTCATACTGTAACAAAAACATTTTATACTATTGCTGGTTACTCGATGTTTTTATTGTCAATTTTTATGGTTTGTTATTCAATGTATGACTTTATCCATTCATTTATGGTAAAAGGAATATTTAATCTTGATACTATATTTAAGCCAATAATTGCACTAACTTTGGGTGTTACAATATTTGATTTAGCAAAAACAATATTAGAACAAGAAGTATACTTTAAAAGTTATTCTAAAAACTCTAAAGTAGAAACAAAAATGATAACAAAATTTTTAATCTCAATTATTATTGCCTTGTCAATAGAAGCATTAATGGTTGTATTTAAAATAGCAATTAATGACTATGATAAAATGATTAATGCTTTATATCTAATAACAGGTATCTCGCTAATCTTAATCGCTTTATCTATATTTATATATTTAACAAAAAAAAATAAACATTTAATATAATTAATCAAGAAGGTAAAAAATGGAAAATTATATAGCAATATCTAAAAACTCAAAAGAGATTTTAAATTCAGCACACCTTTTACAAAGTGTGCAAGTTAATGCTTTAATTTCAGGAGAAGCAGGAGTGGGTAAAAAATCTTTATCTCAATATATTGTACCTAAAGCTCCAATTTTCAAAGCAAAAAATTTACAACAAGATATTAGTGACAATATAATAAATCTGCAAAACTGTTCAGTTATTATTGATAAAATAGAAAATATTACAAATGTAGATCTATTTATTAACTGGGCAAATGAAAATGGAATTAGAGTTATTGCAACAACTCTAAAAGATGAACTTAATAGTAAACTATCAGAACTTTTTTCAATCACAATTGAACTTCCACCTCTAAGGGATAGGGAAGAAGATGTAAAAGC is a window of Halarcobacter sp. DNA encoding:
- a CDS encoding Fis family transcriptional regulator — its product is MENYIAISKNSKEILNSAHLLQSVQVNALISGEAGVGKKSLSQYIVPKAPIFKAKNLQQDISDNIINLQNCSVIIDKIENITNVDLFINWANENGIRVIATTLKDELNSKLSELFSITIELPPLRDREEDVKALTQKFSKEASITLDLDQIIPSKLMINISNNAHSLRKSIYFSYLFETIGEDEILMFMENYMYANMKGENSYKDFLYLLEVPILKAANKKYKSQVQMAKHLGLNRITLRKKLDIHKEYLND